The Paenibacillus mucilaginosus 3016 genome includes the window GCCGTATACCCGATTCTCCCGGGAGCTCTGGCCATCTATGCCGCATTCTTCGTCTACGGCTTCATGATCGGCTGGGAACCGTTCGGGATGTGGTTCTGGATTGTGCAGACCACGCTGGTGGCGGTCCTGATGGTCGCCGATTATGCGGTCAATGCGCTCGGTGTGAAGAAGTTCGGCGGTAAAAAGGCCTCGGTCATCGGAAGCACGATCGGCCTTATCCTCGGACCGTTTCTCATCCCGGTAGTGGGCCTGCTCATCGGGCCGTTCCTCGGAGCGGTCATCG containing:
- a CDS encoding DUF456 domain-containing protein; translation: MTIAAWTIIVLLFAVGMAGAVYPILPGALAIYAAFFVYGFMIGWEPFGMWFWIVQTTLVAVLMVADYAVNALGVKKFGGKKASVIGSTIGLILGPFLIPVVGLLIGPFLGAVIGELVTGTELRQAVRAGVGALVGFFSGLVTKVLLQGLMIVLFIAWLVF